In the genome of Yarrowia lipolytica chromosome 1B, complete sequence, the window ggagagagcggaggtggagatgaagagcagcagtctTTGTTGGGATcatgtctacaagtagtgatTGTCGACTTACCCAGTCACCCACTATGAGGCCATCTGAGCCAGACTCTTTTTCAGGGACTCGTCAGAACGGCAGGCTGACCAATTCATGCCTCGAGGCAACGGCAGATTCCAATTTTCTGACAGAGCGGAATTGGATCCATTGGTTCAATCTCGGAGCGTTTCAAAACACAACTGGTGTGGCTAATATAAGTCATAGACCATACTCGCGCCGTGCCAACCTTTGTACAGCCCGAATGAGTCGTCTGAATGAACCGCCAGCCCCTCCAGACCTTCACATTGAGCCTGTTACTCTAAAGTTTGGCATTTCTAACACGGGAGAGATGCGAGTGGAGCAGACTTTGACTGCTATGATCTTCGTGGTGCTCTCAGGTCGTCGTGGAGTCTTTCTGGGAGGTTTCAATTCATTATTGAGTGATCTAACTTGTTCTGGAGCATTTGGCACTCCTTCTGGGTTGTTCAAAATGATGCAAGTCTCCTGAAGTCGTCATTGGACATTCTGCAGTTGTCTAGACCCGTTCTAGAGTCTCCGGGTGGCCCGGGACTGGCCCTGCTCTaactctacaagtagtagtCACTCTGGTCTCTCACCGACTCTAAACGTGGTGAAAAACTTGAGGTGCACAATGGAGAGCTGGGACAGTCGCTGACAGAATAGAGCCTGAGTGGATCTTCCCTCAGCCAAAGTTCCGTGGAGTGCGGCGCCAGACCCTACTGCAAATAGGGCTCAGAGCAGCCATGTCTGATGACTCAGACCACATTATCCAAATGCCAGAGACGGCCCAAGATATCCCGACCCCAGTCTTTCAATTAACCCTTCTTATTCCACCCGTATTCGTGCGGCCGAATTTCCCTCCAACTGGCCACGATTTCCATTTCTTATGTGCGAGGGTTTTCTTCcatatttttattattattattattatttattattattattattctATATTTAAATATTACTTCAAATAAGTATTATCAatattattttattattattttattccttttcccattttttcattttctATTTTAATAAaaatttttatttatttatttatttaaaaaaatcacaCCCGACGACACTACAATAAATATCACCGACAACCCAACAGTAAAAACATTTCACCATTAAATACAGGAAATTAAGCCATCCATTCTCTATCAACACATCATCTGCTCCATCTTTTATCCCTTTTTCAAGCAACAACACCTCCACACCGCCGTTCACCAGATTAACTCGTACCCAGTTCACCATTATGCACGTGGGTGGATACGACGCGCCGCACATGAGTAATGGGGCAATACGCCACGTAAGCGCAAAATAAGATTGCCTAGTTACCCGGGGGGCCGTTGCAGTGGAAATAAAAATTGAGTTTGACCACCAGGGCAGGGGCAGGACGATAGTTGCGTAGAGGGTAATAAGATAAGACCAATGTggctggtcacgtgacccaacTCGAGCGGAATAAAATTATCGGGCCAGGGGTCGTTAGGATAAGTGTTATGTATTACATAATCTTCACTATCCTACTCATTTCCCacaaccctaaccctcCCAGGCACACCCTGTTTTCCCCGTTCCCCCAACTCAAATAAGGTTTTTCCGAGCCCGAAGTCTAAAAAGCctcaaccaccaccccccCCGACCGACCAATCCAAAACCTAGCCCTAACCCTAATTCTAACCCtactccacctcctccctGCCCTGCTGCATTcaaacatcaccacttgTTTTGGGCGACTTTTTACGACATCCCAATTCTGCCCGAACCCTTTGTTGGTGCGAAAGTGATTGTTTTGACGGTAAATTGCTGCTAGCTGCCGCCTTAGCGCCACCCCCGATTTTTCCGGCTCTCGATTCGACCTcgtgacacagacagcgAACAACGGACATAAAAGCCTGCGACACAAACGGCGcaagagacacaaaaacacaaggCATTTTTTCGGACGCCGAATTCAAACGACCGCCACAAACgagacacacacacacgcacACACGTGATTTTCGAGTCTGGATATCGCTCGCctctgtcacgtgattggtTGATTTTGGTGATTTTTTGGCTGACCGATTTTCGACAATTTTTGGTTGACGACTTGTTACTACTTTTGACGACTTCGACAAGGGCTTACTTTTTGGCAAGGACATTTCTCGTTGACGATTGATATTGACGAGATTGTTGATTGTGATTGCTGACTACTATTACGGTATTGCTGACTACTCCGACTACTCATTACTCTGACCATGACCCAACTACAAAAACTACAAACGGCGTCGATCGACACCTGGCTGGCGGTGGGCTCGCTGGCAgagctgctcaacgagTCGGAACGCGCCATCAACGCCTACGAGGCAGCGCTCTCCTACAACCCCTGCTCCATTCCCGCTCTGACCGCCATCGCCAACCTGTACCGGTCGATGGAACACTTCCCCAAGGCGGTGGAGTACTACCAGAACATCATCTCGCTGAGCTCGGACTCGGGCGAGACCCACGGCTCGCTGGGCCACTGTTATCTGATGATGGACGACCTGCACAAGGCCTACTCCGCCTACCAGCAGGCCCTGTACCATCTGCGGGACcccaaggaccccaagctGTGGTACGGCATCGGCATTCTGTACGACCGGTACGGCTCGCTGGAGTACGCCGAAGAGGCGTTTTCGCAGGTGATGGAAATGGACCCGCACTTTGAGAAGGCCAACGAAATCTACTTCCGGCTTGGCATCATCTACAAGCAGCAGGCCAAGTACTCGCAGAGCCTCGACTGCTTCCGGTACATTCTGCACAACCCGCCTCGACCGCTGACCGAAATCGACATTTGGTTCCAGATTGGCCATGTCcatgagcagcagaaggacTTCCAGTTGGCGCGAGAAGCTTACGACCGCGTGCTGGTGGAAAACCCCAACCACGCTAAGGTTCTACAGCAACTCGGCTGgctccaccaccagcaaTCGTCCACCTTTGCCAACCAGGATGTGGCTATCAACTATCTgctcaagtcgctggacGCAGATCCCCTGGAGGCCCAGTCGTGGTATCTACTGGGCCGGTGCTACATGGCGCAGCAAAAGTACAACAAGGCGTACGAGGCCTATCAACGGGCCGTTTACCGCGACGGGCGCAACCCCACCTTTTGGTGCTCCATTGGCGTGCTCTATTACCAGATCAACCAGTACCGCGACGCTCTGGACGCCTACTCCCGCGCCATCCGCCTCAATCCCTACATTTCCGAGGTTTGGTACGATCTCGGCACGCTCTACGAGAGCTGCAACAACCAAGTCAACGACGCCATCGACGCCTATCAGAAGGCCGCCGAGCTGGACCCCCACAATCCCCACATCCAAGAGCGGTTGTTGCAGTTGCGATCGGGCCAGGGCCACAATGGCGCCGCCCCCGCCGGTCCTCCTCGACCCCAGGACGTCAATCCCCAGAGCTACAGCCATCACGGTCCTCCTGGCTGGGACGATGccgctggaggagccgcTGGAGCCAACGCTGCTGCCGGAGGAGCTGCCGGAGGAGCTGCCGGAACTCCtcaggctcctcctggacTTGGACCTCCAGGACTGGCTCCCGGCGGGCCTCCCGGCGGGCTTTCCAACGCCTCTGGTCTTGGATCTggggctcctcctcctctggCAGCCTCTTCTGCGCCGCTGCCTCCTCCTAACGGTCTTCCGGCTGCTCAGACTGCGCCCAACACCGCCCAGACCGCCGCTCCCACGCCTCCGCAACCCGCTGCCGCTCTCCCACAG includes:
- a CDS encoding uncharacterized protein (Compare to YALI0B07579g, some similarities with uniprot|P14922 Saccharomyces cerevisiae YBR112c CYC8 general repressor of transcription singleton) is translated as MTQLQKLQTASIDTWLAVGSLAELLNESERAINAYEAALSYNPCSIPALTAIANLYRSMEHFPKAVEYYQNIISLSSDSGETHGSLGHCYLMMDDLHKAYSAYQQALYHLRDPKDPKLWYGIGILYDRYGSLEYAEEAFSQVMEMDPHFEKANEIYFRLGIIYKQQAKYSQSLDCFRYILHNPPRPLTEIDIWFQIGHVHEQQKDFQLAREAYDRVLVENPNHAKVLQQLGWLHHQQSSTFANQDVAINYLLKSLDADPLEAQSWYLLGRCYMAQQKYNKAYEAYQRAVYRDGRNPTFWCSIGVLYYQINQYRDALDAYSRAIRLNPYISEVWYDLGTLYESCNNQVNDAIDAYQKAAELDPHNPHIQERLLQLRSGQGHNGAAPAGPPRPQDVNPQSYSHHGPPGWDDAAGGAAGANAAAGGAAGGAAGTPQAPPGLGPPGLAPGGPPGGLSNASGLGSGAPPPLAASSAPLPPPNGLPAAQTAPNTAQTAAPTPPQPAAALPQLAGISEIQQRVLPQIDYAENGHGHQGGEKRPGEWEDERRFKRVDVNGAATPASGNNTPNLAPGGQANAVERDIGSSGAGSGVPGAPGAPGAPPAAPPAVANAANAAGTTPLPPPPPTVPPPAPQHVPTTQELPPVQDTPTPAAVEPKKEEPDVPVAVPISAPVSAPVAAPTAAAAAAVPPAAPPSALAQAQEPEKPDVQSDVKSDANEVSDVKPVQPVTAPVSAASTPSIAPAPGPAVASSGNSAGSTGSNANNANVANSGATANNGAPGSGSAPGSGAPAAPAASAAPAPAPAPTPAPAPSSPPPEAPLRKVVEEEDYDDDDDEPKKEDAKVETATESAAPAAAAAAAPAPSAAAAPAPAESKDDDKKNEAKEEKSEDK